AGCCACAAGACTCAAACAGAACCAAAGCTTTGTAAGTCGAATCTACGAAAGCCTTCAACTCTTCCGGACTCTTGAGCAATTTGAATGGAAGCTCTATCTTCATCTAAAACTGACAAATAAGGACGAATTGACGCCAAAATGTTGTTTGCTTGAAGCCTCCCTCCGTATTTGTACGAAACAGAATTGTGATAGTACAAAACTGTAATTTCCTCCCATTCCGAAGCAGCACCGATCGCAGTGGCCACCATCTTCTCTGTGTTTCTATGCAACACCATCAGCGATCGATGATGGAAAACCAGACTGGCTTCCGCAAACCGCCGCTGGGCTATGAAAGCTTCTTCCCCGCCGCCGCCGACTAGACCGGTGAGAAGGAGGACGGTGAACAGTGCATGTGGGGTGAGTCCGGTCGATCTAGatccagagagagagagagagaagtagaTCTGGacgtgagagagagatagaggtGGGAGAAGAGAGATAAGAGAGATAATAATCAAGGGTAATTTGGTCAGGAAAAAATcactaaaagttaaaaattttgttagtgggaatagaTGTTTAAGAGTTTATAGGGTTGATGGGAATTTTATATTCTAATTTTGTTAGTGGAAAAAAATCTTTAAATTTAGGGCTAATGAGCATTTTCCCATAATATAAGCATATATAGTCGTTTCCTTCTAATTCCATAATCTACAAAACTCGTTCAAGAAAGAACTGAAAAATGGAAGCATGCCATATATACTTTCAATCCATAATCTACAGAATCTAACCATGTGTTTATCGAGAATTGAAaacttgagagagagagagagagagagagagagagagagagaacattAACATGACGAAATTCAAAGTGAAGAAAGTTACGGGATAACTGCAATTTCATCTTGCTTTCATCCGACTTGGGCTCTTATTATATGCTGATGGATGCTTTTAGTATGTGTTGTCTCTATTCATATATGCACACTGGTTCATTATGTCCATATATATCAATGCTTGAATATGAGCAAAATGCAAATGCGTCTTTGCATTGCTACTCTTTTAGGTAACTAGTGCTACAAATGCCATTTATATATGCCAATGACGATCACTAATATTTGTTTGCTCGAGTCTAAGTTGCCATATGGTGTTTCGCGCAATATTGATAAAGTGACGACATTTTAATGTTGTTCATCGTAATTATTCATATTATTCAACATTGTAGATTTAGCTCGATCTGCATCTCAATTAACCTAACATCCGATAAGAACTATGTACGTACTCTCCCATGATCCTTTAGTTTTCCGGAGCTTTGGTCGATATGCTTGATGATAAGCCTCTTCGTTTGAAACCCGTAGATTCAATTTGAATATATACTGCTAGCTTAGCAAATGACTTATTGTCTTGTTGTTGAACTGAAAATATACTACTACTCTACTAGCTCAGCAAATGATCACTTATTGTCACTATGTACCAATATAAGAATAGTGCATCGTGATTTCAAGATTGACGATCTAGCAATATATGTGTTGCTGGATAAGATCTCTGATTTTGGCTTGACAGAGCTTaatgaggatatatatatatagcaacaCCCACATTAACACTTGGATATTGCTGGAACTATGCAAGTTCATTTACAATTAACTCTTTGATTTCTTATAAAATATCTTTATTGTATTGAAAACTAATTAAGGTGATTAGgtgaagctagctagtagctaCGTACTGAGATACAGTTAAAATGCTATATATCATGCAAATCCTCATCATTACTTTGACCCTTCTCTGCAGTGGTATTGTATGCATGGCTCCTGAGTGTGCCATATGCGTGGCAACTTTGTTGGAACTAAATTGGACTTAATACAGCTGTTAAACATTAGAACCAAATCAGTATTGAACAAGGATTGAACAACAATAAGCTTTAGACTTAAACTCAGTTTCATACATGTATTACGAGTAGTATATCATCAGTTGTAATACATAGAGGTTCATCGCATATTGACCTGAATTACATCGAATTAGTATTGTCATAGGATCATATGCCTTTACAGTTGTTAGCATTGAGTACTTACAATAATGATTTGGTTATGGGATTGAATTCGATTTCTgatcaataattcaatataTAAAGGAGGCTAAGTCCCTGTGTTCTCTATCGCTTGGCATTGAGCTTGCGCATCCCCATAGTGCAGCCTTGATCCAGAAACGCAGAAGACCTTGCTCTTCCATTCATCCAGTTCGTGTGCAGCTGCAGCATCCAGAAGATCGACAACATGGTGGCCTCATCCAAGAACGCTATGAAGGGAGTTTCATCTGAAGGTATACATTCCTGGTTCATACAGGAAAAGCTTAATGAATAGATTGTATCATTTGTATGTTTGTTCGTGaatgtgtgtttgtgttttcatGAAAGATCCAAAACTTGATATTCATGGTTGCTTCATTCTCTAAAACCAAATATTAATAAACAGCAAAAGCAGAAGTTTATAGCTTTGGAGTCGTTGCAATAGATCAAAATTGTGAATAGAAAGAGCAAATACAATCTATACAGCAAAGGATGAGGAATTTGACCCTGGTTCGCCCACACTAAATTCGTCCTAAACACTATTCCATTCCAAAATGAAAGCCCTCCAATGAGTCATTCACTTGTTGAAACTCTTAAACTccgagtggcttgatccctcTCCAAGAGTACGTAGTCAACTCATTCAAATTTCCGGGTGCAgccccaaaaacaaacaaaacgtATAAACTGAACACATgcattgaatttgtttcattttcttctctcggttatatatgattttacTAGTTCTTCACTAGCAATTCCTTGACAAGCAAACTTTAGATAataattaatatgtttttgGAGAAAGAATATTGAAATGATCATCTCGTTCTAGCAATCGTCAGTACCGCttcattaattaaattcagctcagggaaacaaaaaaacatgaaaactaTTATATGCGTACGTATGTCCAACAATTTACCTTTCGCATGCACGTAATTCATGTCAACCCTtcgttttagtttcttttcacCATATTTTCCTTACCTCAAAATTGGTTTTACTTCAGCCTTATGTACGTTCTGCAAGAGATCGAGGGGGAGTCGATCTGTTGGAGTTGGTTGTTCCAGCCTTGGGTTCAGAGCATGAACATCATCGGAGGACAAAATGGTGATGCTAAAGATGTTGCTCTTATGTGCTCCTATGTACTCTAAGGCCTAAAATGTCCCAAGTTGTGAACATGCATGCTTGAAGGAAGAACATGTAGAAGTCCAAGGCCATGAGACATCACTTCTGGCTGCATAGAAGCCGTACTCGATCAAAGCATGTCAATCAATGGTCCTCTGGTTCATACAACGAATCAGAAGAGCTAGAGTGGCCATTTTTAAGCCTGCTGATCGAGTTCAGTTAAAGCTGATGAACACATTGTATAGTATTTAGCAAGTCGAGAACCTTTTGTATGTATAGTATGGTTTGTTGCTTAGCCATATCCCAcctcttcttgtttttaaCAATTCCTTGTCCTTTCTTTATCTGTTAGGCTAGGAGGGAGTTTAGTTAAAGCTGATGACATTGTGTAGATACAGCTTCACGTACGTATACGGTATATCGATCATACATATGAGATAGCTGATTAAGCTACTAGCTAGGATCCGTTCCAAGCGACATATCAAAAAAGCGTAATGCTAGCTACTCTTTTCAGTTCTTCATGGAAAATACCCTTTCTAAAAATTATCGAGACTATGAAGTGtatgaaataaacaaacaaattttacCCATTTTTGGAGGATATAGAAATTAAGATAAACAAATACTTGTTGGTGTAATTGCTTGTTTAGATTAATAAAGCAGTATTATATGAATCTCTCCCGCTCTTAAATCACTATCTTAAATCCTACATGAGGACGTTAAAATGTAGTACAAGAAGTGTATTGGCTAAAAACTCATTGTGGGACATAAGTTGATAGTGATATTTGGTTGACCGGTCGTcactccctccctctctctctctctcttttataaCACACATCTTCTCTTTTGTGTTGTAAAAGCTCCTGCAGAGAAAGAGACAGACATTTTGAAGCCATGGCAGAGAACTATGAGGTTAACTCGAGAaaagactctctctctctcagtttaTGGAAAAAGTTCAATTCTTTACAtaacattttgtttatttcttcttaGGCTGATGTGCAGGAACTGGTCAAGGAGGATTTTCTACCCTATGACGGCAACCGTTCAGCTCTGGTGGAGCGTTTTCGCCTGGCCATCATGGCTAATGATTTGGGAGCTGTGAAAGAATGTGTGGCTATTGCTGAGAGATTTAGTCCGGAATATGGCAAAAAGGTTCTCCTCAATGCTACTGACCGAGAAGGGTGGACGCCACTCTTCACTGCTCTCCAACACGATGCCAAAGAATGCTTCCATTACCTGTTCGAAAATGGTTCCGGAACCATAAGGGCCAGTGAACCAAGAGGTGATATGCACGCACTGACCTATGCTTTGGATGTTGAGAGGTATCTCTTTTGTATCaaatttagtttgatttttgatttgcCTCCAAAGTTTCCATTTTGTGCTTGTTAATCATTACAAAGTTTCAGCATTCTTCTTGTTTCAGTGTCTTTACCTTTTAAACATGCCAAAGTTCTTATCTTTGTTGAAATCTTTGTTCTCATGTACCTAATCACtctaaagtttcaatcttttacTCATAATTCGTAAATTTTTcgaattttgtttacttttcaGTTTCCTTGGTTCTCAATGACTAAAAGTTTTCagctttcttcaaattttggtgttCTTGTAAATTAAAAGTGTGAAAGATCTTATCTTTTGTTGAAATCTTTTTTCCCTTGTACCTCATCACtctaaagtttcaatcttttacTCATAATTCGTAACTTTTCCgaattttgtttagttttcagttttcttagTTCTCAATGACTTAaagttttcatctttctttaaATTTCGGTGTTCTTTACCTTAAACATGACaaagttcttattttttgttgaaatctTTGTTCCCCTGTACTTAATCACtctaaagtttcaatcttttactcataatatatacaatttccgaattttgtttaattttcagtttccTTGATTCTGAATGACTTACAGTTTCCGATTTCTTTAAGTTTCAGTGTTCTTGTAGCTTAAAAGTGTGAAAGTCCTTAACTTTTGTTTCCTCTGTACTTAAtcatgtagagttttaaaagtTTTCTTCAATATAATTACTGTTTACTTCTTCCTTGCATATTTAAGTGTTCTTGGCAGTTTGCAAAGTCTTtccttgatttgtttttgattttggctaatttgttgttgcattttgttattttccaGTGGCAAGGTCAATTGGGGTCCAAAAGTGCAGTCATTGCCCAACCTGATCCTTCAACTTGGGGAAAAGGTAACCTTTGTTAGCCTATGCCTTGTTTAAAATTAACATGTTGGATGTGAATAAGGGTTATGAGATTAGCTAATGTATTGATCAATCACACTTAGTGGCCTCTTAATTATCAGTTAAATCTTATACGTTTGCATTTTCAGAGGTATGGGGGTAGCCCAATCATGCGGCTCTTCCAGCAGAACAGATATCTTTCTACATGGTGCGCTAAAGTATTGATTCGTGGAGAGGAGGGAAGGTGTTCCCAAGATGTGATTGGTTTTGGAATAGTGCTGAGACTTAATGAAGAAACGGAGGCTAACTACAAATTGGATTTGGGTGAAATTCATGAAACTGTGTGCCAACAATTTACTAATGCAGCTCCACAAGCAATTGATTTGACTGATCCCTCTACTGAGCCAACAAAAATGCCTGAACCAACAAAAATGCTTATATGCCAAGCACTGTTGATTCAAGGTGGAGAAGTAGGCTTTCTAACACTACTTTTACTAAAATATCAAACCTTTATAAGTTCTTTATAGAGGATTTAAGTATAATATCGGTTTGTCATCTTATTATTCATAGATCAATCTCAATGCTGGGAGTGAGGCCCACCAATATTGTCTCTCATGATCTTCCTTGCCTTTTCTCTTTGATaggtaaaaacaaaacaaaaaaacaatacaGGGGGTGAGGCTGCTGCTGGGAGTGAGAAGTTGAAGCTTGAGATGGTTAGTCAATTTATTCACTTTTGTAAGATCATATTAATTGTGattataatgaaaattgtaATTATGCAGATGCAGAGTGATCTAGTGGAGAAGCACTGCTGTTTTGGGTGCAGAGAGATTCAAAAGTCCAAGTCATTCTTGTGGGAGAACAAACCTTGCTCTCACGTCCTGTGGTGCGCAGATTGCAAGGAGTGCCTAATGAAGATAACTGAGGGACCTGGGCATCCCTGCGTCCTTTGTGGTGCGACGGTTATTTCCATATTACCTGTGCTCATGTGATCGATGAAGATATATTTTGGGGTGCCAATGGCTAAGGAATCTGTGTTATCATTTGCATCTTCCTAGTTGACTTGTGTTTCAAGTACTTTGAGAATTTGGTGCAATTGTCTCTTATTTGGACACCAGTTTATGTCTTCCTAGTTGACTTGTTTTTTGAGTACTTTGAGAATTTGGTGCAATCTCTCTTATTTAGTCACCAGTTTATGTCTTCCTAGTCAACTTGTTTTTCAAGTACTTTGAGAATTTGGTGCAATTGTCTTTTATTTAGTCGCCAGTTTATGTCTTCCTAATACTTTGAGAATTTTGTGCTATTGACTCTTATTTAGTCACCATTTTATGGTTGCAAACCATAGCTTGCATACAAGATATTTAAGTTTCACATTAGTCTAGCAAGAACACGAATGAAATCTGGAAAGTCATATGCAATAATGCCATTCTTGTCGAAATACTCAGAATAACCTACATCATTTCCACAATACCATTGTAAATCCATTctacaagaaaattaatcatCTAAATCTAGTTATCTAAGGGAGTAATGATCATTGTCAAAAAGAAGATTAACGATCAGATAGTCAGATTaatacaacaattttttttggcaatgGCATCAAACAGGaacattttcctttttgatcAGTCAGCAGACTCAGCATAGACAATACACCAGAAGTATACAAAATTAgcattttctcttctcctaGGCTTGGAAATACTACTAGTACTAGTGGAAAAAatcacttagccgacggaacaataatattttcgtcgacggaacaataatattttcgtcgcctaagatctacttagccgacggaaaacCTTCCGTAGCCTAAGTTTTCACCTAGTCGACggaacatttatatataaatataaatgattatttatgataacttaggcgacgaaaaattattccgtcgcttaggttatatcttagtcgacggaaatatctacttagtcgacggaaccaaatttataaaaaaaataaaaaatttaaatttttggcAAGATATCTGCCGCTTAAATATTTtgaacttaggcgacggaaaaatATATTCCGTCGATtaagttcaaaaattttaagCGGCAGTTATGCccgccaaaaattttgaatttttttttgctccATTCTATAACTTtcagctctctctccctcattctcttcatctctctctccctagcTCGTCtgcttgctctctctctccctcgtTTGGTTGCTCCCCCACCACTGCGCACggcgcctcctcctcctccttcgctgcggcacctcctcctcctcctcctcctcgcgGAGTGGTTGACGTCCAGACGGTTACTCTCCGCGGCATAAGTAAGGCAATAGATTGTCGTACGTGCGGTTCCTTGACGGTAGAATCCCGGCGAGTTTAACGTCGGAGGTGGAGTGGAGTTGTTCGGGAACACACAAACATAACCGTCGTGGTCCccggagaagaggaagagaaggggaaaaaaaaaaagacctaaaaaaacgaaaaaaaaaaaccgccagttattctaaaaaaaaaaatttaatttttacttccgtcgactaagatcttaggagacagaaatattccgtcggctaagaaaaacttagtcgacggaaaagtaatttccgtcgactaagttccGTCGACTAAAATCTTGGCAGACGGAATTGATGATTCCGTCGGCTAttgtcttagccgacggaatttccgtcggctaagatctttgCAGACGAAATATATGTCTTAACAGACGGAACGATTCCGTCGGCTAATAGCCATAATCCAGATTGCACACGTATATCAAAGAACATGTCTAACGTCCAATTAATGGTACAATCTTCATGTTCGTAGCGAAGCATTACAAATACTCTGATGAAGCTGCTTGGTCCAGATCCCAGACAACTTTCCCATCCAATCCTGTGATCCATTTCAAGGTGTCAGAAATAGTGAAAGATGACTCTAAGTAAGTAATTATTGACATTTAAATATAAAGAATTGGAAACAAATCACATCATGTAACTCTAACATGACAAATTTATACACATTTCTCAGTGAAATCAACTAAACAAGGAATAATGTCTAAAGAGATGCAACAATGGTGTACCTAATGCAGTTCTCGTGGACGCTTCCTTGTGGTCTTGAATGTTCATTTGTATCATTGCTCAATCCATGCTTCGGTTGGCCATATAGCGTCCGAATGCTCCAGAAAGCtacaagtaaaacaaaagaaaagaatccaCCTCATATATACCAAGGAAAATCCATCCCCATATATTCTGTAAGTGCCCAGTTAAATACTCTATATTCGCTCCATATGTTCATTTATTTTCTGTCATACCAAAGCATAAAATTGCTTTTTTAAGTACAAAAATTTCTGAGAAGCTGCACAAGGttaaataaagaagaaaaataaatcaaccAGGCTAGGCAGTGGAGTACATAAGAGCTAATGATTTGTCCTGTTTGCGCTGCTGCATTGAC
The sequence above is drawn from the Fragaria vesca subsp. vesca unplaced genomic scaffold, FraVesHawaii_1.0 scf0513040, whole genome shotgun sequence genome and encodes:
- the LOC101310855 gene encoding uncharacterized protein LOC101310855, producing MAENYEADVQELVKEDFLPYDGNRSALVERFRLAIMANDLGAVKECVAIAERFSPEYGKKVLLNATDREGWTPLFTALQHDAKECFHYLFENGSGTIRASEPRGDMHALTYALDVESGKVNWGPKVQSLPNLILQLGEKRYGGSPIMRLFQQNRYLSTWCAKVLIRGEEGRCSQDVIGFGIVLRLNEETEANYKLDLGEIHETVCQQFTNAAPQAIDLTDPSTEPTKMPEPTKMLICQALLIQGGEVKTKQKNNTGGEAAAGSEKLKLEMMQSDLVEKHCCFGCREIQKSKSFLWENKPCSHVLWCADCKECLMKITEGPGHPCVLCGATVISILPVLM